From one Dysidea avara chromosome 9, odDysAvar1.4, whole genome shotgun sequence genomic stretch:
- the LOC136266620 gene encoding inhibitor of growth protein 5-like, with product MVELDSDFIDSAIHDVEPFIKLAILPELVGKWFSKQPIMPLQSSSSTAASGGASSSTSVSVDASVNHVDSTDSHITKVDATAGSRSNDVHNSSSSDEQEGYCYCGKGEDYDNMICCDNKDCLIGWFHFSCLKMTKKDVPKGKYFCPDCHNQRSSKRSKKAMKHH from the coding sequence ATGGTAGAGCTGGATTCTGATTTCATTGACTCGGCTATACATGACGTTGAACCATTCATTAAATTGGCCATATTACCTGAACTAGTAGGAAAGTGGTTCAGCAAGCAACCAATAATGCCACTCCAGTCATCAAGCAGTACAGCTGCTAGTGGTGGTGCAAGCTCCAGTACTAGCGTGTCTGTTGATGCAAGTGTAAACCACGTGGATTCCACAGACTCTCACATTACTAAGGTGGATGCTACTGCAGGCTCGAGGAGCAATGATGTCCATAATTCAAGTTCTTCTGATGAACAGGAAGGATACTGCTATTGCGGTAAAGGAGAAGACTATGATAACATGATTTGCTGTGATAACAAGGATTGTTTGATAGGATGGTTTCATTTTTCATGTTTAAAAATGACCAAAAAAGATGTTCCGAAAGGGAAATATTTTTGTCCAGACTGCCACAATCAGAGGAGTTCTAAGAGATCAAAGAAGGCAATGAAACATCattaa
- the LOC136267263 gene encoding uncharacterized protein has translation MPKECCAVNCSNLCVRGSGLSFYTFPADLDRRNKWIAAVNRKNWYPTEHTVICSEHFIDGQKSNNQFAPNYTPTIFQRVDSPMKRKMEAQVADFRRRTASRKRRIEQTEITDQQKKRAKESRMQELAESSKRQEEARKLEEERRLKEIEEQQRLEEERKRREEDERERLLREEERREAEQRKEIEDAKQKRLDEMNRLQQAEETRLEYDELLKKYDDLLLKYNQAVGELEQLRTREAKLNTKVDELQTRIVSRQSLEENDKQVKFYTGLPSFAVLLAIYNLVIKGLPECHFSGCPMFDQLLITLIKLRLNIPDQYLAYRFGVNQSTVSRCITKWLDVLHVKLSPLIYWPERDQLRKTMPTCFRKNFRKCAIVIDCFEVFIDRPTSLMARAQTWSNYKKHNTCKFLIGITPQGSVSFISKGWGGRVSDVHLTENCGLLSKLLPGDVILADRGFTIDKAAGMYCAEVKVPPFTRGKKQLSKLEVDTARQLSHVRIHVERVIGLVRQKYSILQSTLSINMLKGDEEGVSPVDKVVVICCALCNCCDSVVPF, from the coding sequence ATGCCAAAGGAGTGTTGTGCTGTGAATTGTTCCAATTTGTGTGTAAGAGGGAGTGGATTAAGTTTTTATACTTTCCCAGCGGATCTAGATCGAAGAAATAAATGGATTGCTGCTGTAAACAGGAAGAACTGGTACCCAACCGAGCACACGGTAATATGTAGTGAACATTTCATTGATGGACAAAAGAGTAACAACCAGTTTGCACCGAACTACACCCCTACAATCTTTCAACGCGTTGACAGTCCTATGAAACGAAAGATGGAAGCTCAGGTTGCGGATTTTCGAAGAAGAACAGCTTCCAGAAAACGGAGGATAGAGCAGACCGAGATCACTGATCAGCAAAAGAAAAGGGCAAAGGAAAGCAGAATGCAAGAGCTTGCTGAGTCTAGCAAAAGGCAAGAAGAAGCAAGAAAATTGGAAGAAGAACGGAGGCTGAAAGAAATAGAAGAGCAGCAAAGGTTAGAAGAGGAGAGGAAAAGACGTGAAGAAGATGAGAGGGAGAGATTGTTGAGAGAAGAAGAAAGGAGAGAAGCTGAACAAAGAAAGGAGATTGAAGATGCCAAACAAAAGAGGTTGGATGAAATGAACAGATTGCAACAAGCTGAAGAGACACGACTAGAGTATGATGAACTACTCAAGAAATATGATGACCTACTCCTGAAATACAACCAAGCTGTAGGAGAGCTTGAACAGCTAAGAACAAGAGAAGCTAAACTGAATACAAAGGTTGATGAGTTGCAGACAAGGATAGTAAGTCGACAGAGCTTAGAAGAGAATGATAAGCAAGTAAAGTTTTATACAGGCCTACCATCGTTTGCAGTTTTGCTAGCCATATACAATTTGGTGATAAAGGGTCTACCTGAATGTCATTTTTCTGGCTGTCCCATGTTTGATCAGCTCTTGATTACTTTGATTAAGCTACGACTTAATATTCCTGATCAATATTTGGCATATCGCTTTGGTGTAAATCAATCTACGGTTTCCCGATGCATTACCAAGTGGCTAGATGTACTTCATGTAAAGTTATCACCGTTGATTTATTGGCCAGAGAGGGATCAGTTACGGAAGACAATGCCAACATGTTTCAGGAAAAATTTTCGGAAATGTGCGATTGTTATAGACTGTTTTGAAGTGTTCATAGACAGGCCAACTTCACTGATGGCAAGGGCTCAAACATGGTCGAACTATAAGAAGCACAACACATGCAAATTCTTAATAGGCATCACTCCTCAGGGGTCAGTATCGTTTATATCTAAAGGCTGGGGCGGAAGGGTATCTGATGTACATTTAACAGAGAACTGTGGTCTCCTCTCAAAACTGTTACCTGGAGATGTCATCTTAGCAGATCGTGGCTTCACAATAGATAAGGCTGCAGGAATGTATTGTGCAGAAGTCAAGGTACCTCCCTTTACGAGAGGGAAAAAGCAGTTAAGTAAGCTAGAAGTTGACACTGCTCGCCAGCTTTCTCATGTTAGAATTCATGTTGAAAGAGTTATTGGGCTAGTAAGGCAAAAATATTCCATATTACAATCAACTCTGTCTATTAATATGCTCAAAGGTGATGAAGAGGGTGTGTCTCCTGTTGATAAAGTAGTTGTAATATGTTGTGCGCTATGTAACTGTTGTGACTCTGTAGTACCATTTTAA